The sequence TTCAAACCCGGCACGGATCTCGCGATCCTCAATTACATAGCCAATCACATCATTCAGACCGGCCGCGTGAACGAGGAGTTCGTCAGGAAGCACACGACCTTCATGGCCGGCGCGACCGATATCGGCTATGGCCTGAGGCCCGACGATCCGCTCGAGGTCAAGGCGAAGAACGCCAAGGATGCGGCGAAGATGACGCCGAGCGATTTCGAAAGCTTCAAGTCTTTCGTTTCGGAATACACGCTCGACAAGACGGTGGAACTGACGGGCGTCGAAGCCGGGTTTCTCGAACAATTGGCCGACCTTTATGCCGATCCCAACCGCAAGGTCATGTCGCTCTGGACCATGGGCTTCAATCAGCATGTGCGTGGCGTCTGGGTCAACCACATGGTCTACAACCTCCACCTCCTGACCGGGAAGATATCGGAACCCGGCAACAGCCCTTTCTCGCTGACGGGGCAGCCTTCGGCCTGCGGAACGGCCCGCGAGGTCGGCACCTTCGCTCACCGGCTCCCGGCAGACATGACGGTCACCAATCCGGAACACCGGAAGCATGCCGAGGAGATCTGGCGCGTACCCCACGGCATCATCCCGGAAAAGCCGGGCTATCATGCCGTCGAGCAGGACCGGATGCTGAAGGACGGCAAGCTCAATTTCTATTGGGTGCAGGTCAACAATAATGTTCAGGCCGCCCCCAACACCAGCAACGAGACCTATCAGGGCTATCGCAATCCGGACAACTTTATCGTCGTGTCGGATGTCTACCCGACCATCACGGCGATGAGCGCCGACCTCATCCTGCCGGCCGCGATGTGGGTGGAGAAGGAGGGCGCCTATGGCAATGCCGAGCGGCGAACGCATGTGTGGCACCAGCTCGTCGATGCGCCAGGCGAGGCGCGCTCCGATCTCTGGCAGATGCTCGAGTTCTCCAAGCGCTTCACCACCGATGAGGTCTGGCCGCCCGAGATCCTCGACGCCAATCCCGGCTATCGGGGGAAAAGCCTCTACGACGTGCTTTTCAAGAACGGCAATGTCGATCGTTTCCCGGCAAGCGAAATCAATAGGGAGTATGCCAACCGTGAGGCCGAAGCCTTCGGCTTCTATGTCCAGAAGGGCCTATTCGAGGAATATGCCGCCTTCGGACGCGGCCACGGTCACGACCTCGCGCCGTATGACCGCTATCATGAGGAACGCGGACTGCGCTGGCCCGTTGTTGACGGCAAGGAGACGCGCTGGCGCTACCGCGAGGATTATGATCCCTATGTGAAACCGGGAGAGGGCGTGAAGTTCTATGGCCGTCCCGATGGCAGGGCGGTCATTCTCGCGGTTCCCTACGAGGCTCCGGCGGAGTCTCCGGACGACGAATATAACATCTGGCTCGTTACAGGTCGCGTACTCGAGCACTGGCATTCGGGTTCGATGACCATGCGTGTGCCGGAACTCTACAAGGCCTTCCCCGGCGCGGTCTGTTTCATGAATGCCGGTGACGCCCGCGATCGCGGCATTAACCAGGGCGCCGAAGTGCGGATCGTTTCCCGCCGCGGCGAGATTCGCGCTCGCGTCGAAACACGCGGGCGCAACCGCATGCCTCCGGGGGTCATCTTCGTGCCCTGGTTCGACGCCAGCCGGTTGATCAACAAGGTAACGTTGGACGCGACCGATCCCATCTCCAAACAGACGGATTTCAAAAAATGCGCGGTCAAAATCGTCTCGGTCGCATGATGAGAAGCCCCGGATCAATGCTCGCTGCGCTGCTGGCGATCGTGCTCATCGCAACGGGGGCCATTGCCCAGATGCTTCCGGGGGAACGGGTCCCGGCACTCTCCGGGCCGCCACAGGAGATGGGCGAGGTGGAGGCGCGGCCGATTCCGAAATGGGTCGTCGACGACGTCCGCAAGGAGCGCGCATATCCCGATCAGCCGCCGGTCATCCCGCATTCGATCGAAGGATATCAGCTTTCGGTCAACACCAACCGGTGTCTTTCCTGCCACAAGCGCGAACTGACGCAGGAATCGGGCGCGCCGATGATAAGCGTCACGCATTACATGACGAGGGAGGGCCAGATGCTCGCCGACGTTTCGCCGCGGCGCTATTTCTGCACGGCCTGCCACGTGCCCCAGGCGGATGTGCGTCCGCTTGTCGGCAATACCTTCAAGGACATGAGCGAGATGGGCGTCAAGCAGGCAGGGGGGAGCGAGTAGGTCATGGCTTGGATAAAGCACGTCCTGCTTTGGGCGTGGAAAGTGCTCACCACGCCGGCTGCGACTCTCAGCCTGGCCTTTCTGACGCTCGGAGGCTTCATCGGCGGCGTGGTTTTCTGGGGCGCCTTCAACACTGCGTTGGAGCTTACGAACACGGAAAAATTCTGCGTTTCCTGCCACGAGATGCGGGCCAACGTGTATGAAGAGTTGACGCGCACCGTGCATTTCTCCAACCGCTCCGGCGTGCGTGCCTCCTGCCCGGACTGTCATGTTCCGCATGAATGGACGGACAAGATCGCCCGCAAGATGCAGGCCTCCAAGGAGGTGTGGGGCAAGATTTTCGGAACGATCAATACTCGCGAGAAGTTCCTCGACCACCGGCTGGAACTTGCCAAGCATGAATGGGCGAGATTGAAAGCCAACGACAGCCTCGAATGCCGCAACTGTCACTCATCCGCGGCGATGGACCTTTCGAAGCAGACACAACGTGCCGCCGAGATCCATACGCGCTATCTCCTGCCCGGAAAGGCCACCTGCATCGATTGTCACAAGGGCATCGCTCACGAACTTCCCAACATGCAGGGTATTGAGCCCGGATGGAAGCTGCCGCCGGAACTCGAAGGTGAGACGCTCCCCTCCGCTTCCGCGATCGATGACCTGAAGAAGGCGATGGATGACGCCCATAGAATGGTCGCCTCAGAAAATTGACGTCAGCTGCGTGATCATGGGACGATTTGTTCCAGAGAGGCCGGATGGCTGACTGACACCAACTGGAGTATAGAGCAATTGAAGGGACAACTGCGCAGCGGTTTCCGTCGCGAATTGCATTATTTCAAGAGTAATTCATTGCTGCAGTGGACATTGGAATGCATTCAAAAGGCATCGTCGAAGGGACACGGCTTGGGCGGTCGCTCATCAGATGGCAGCTCGGCCGCCCCGCAGCCTACATTCTCGCGACTGCGGCGGTATTGAGTGTCGCTGCGCTGCGATTGGCGCTGTGGGATCTCCTGGGCCTCGGCGCCATTCTCCTTTCCTTCATCCCGGCGATGCTCCTGGCTGCGATAGCCGGCCAAGCAGGCCCGGTGGCCTTTGCATCCGGGCTCTCGCTTGCCGCATCAATCGCCGTCCAGCGGATCGAGGATGGCTCCGGTCCGAGTGTCGCCGAGTTGATCTTCTTCGGAGCGGCGGTACTTTTCGTAGTGGCGCTTGCGGAAGTTCTCCAGGCGGCGAGAGCCGCGATCGGCAGGACCGAGGATGTGGTAAAGGCCCGAGATGCGCATCTGAGGTCCATATTGGATACGGTGCCGGACGCCACTGTGGTCAGTGCTACCGATGGCACCATCGTCTCCTTCAACGCCGCGGCCGTCCGCCAGTTCGGCTATGCGGAGGAGGAAGTCATTGGCGAGAACCTTCGCCTGTTAATGCCAGAGCCCTATCGCCGCGAACACGATGGATACATGCAGCGCTACTTGAGAACCGGCGAAAAACGGATCATCGGCATTGATCGCGTCGTGTCCGGACGCAGGAAGGACGGGTCGATCTTTCCGATGAAGCTCGCGGTCGGGGAGATGCAGTCGGGCGGCGAGCGGTTTTTTACGGGTTTCATCAGAGACCTGACCGAGCGGGAGGAGTCTGCCGCGAGACTCGAACAGATCCAGGCCGAACTTGCGCGCCTCGCGCGTCTCAATGAGTTGGGCGAAATGGCATCGACGCTTGCGCATGAGCTGAACCAGCCTTTGTCGGCGATCGCCAACTATTCGCACGGCTGTACGAGGCTCCTGCGTGACATGGACGACGCCGTTGCAGCACGAATGCGCGGAGCGCTCGAGGAAGTGGCGAGCCAATCATTGCGGGCCGGTCAGATCATCAAGCATCTGAGGGAATTCGTCACGAAAGGCGAGACGGAAAAGGCGCCGGAAGATATTCGCAAGCTGGTCGAGGAGGCTGCCGCACTGGCATTGGTCGGTTCTCGCGAGCAAGGCGTCCGCACGGTATTCGAATATTTGCCCGGGGCCGAAATGGTAATGGTCGACCGGATCCAGGTTCAACAGGTCCTCATCAATCTGATGCGTAATGCGATCGAGGCGATGCGCTCCGTGGAGCGCCGAGAGTTGACGATCCGCACGATGTCGGCTGATGCGGGCGAGGTTGCCGTTGTCGTTGAAGACACGGGCGGAGGCATTCCGGAGGAAATCGCCGGTCAGCTCTTCAAGCCCTTTGTGACGACAAAGGCAAGCGGAATGGGCATCGGGCTTTCCATCTCGAAGCGTATCGTCGATGCGCACGGAGGTGAAATGACTGTCACGAAAAATGCGGCCGGCGGGGCTACTTTCCGGTTCACGCTTCCCGCCTATGTAGATGAACGGATCGACGCAAATGACTGACTATACGGTGCACATTGTCGATGATGAAGAGCCGGTGAGAAAGTCGCTGGCCTTCATGCTGACGATGAACGGATTCGCCGTGAAAATGCATCAATCTGCAGCGGCCTTTCTCGCCTTTGCGCCGAACGTCAAGAGCGGGGTCCTCGTGACGGATCTGAGAATGCCGGAGATGTCGGGCGTGGACCTCCTTCGCAATCTCGGCGACCGCAACATCAAGATACCGTCGATCGTGATTACGGGGCACGGCGACGTGCCCATGGCGGTAGAGGCCATGAAGGCGGGGGCGGTGGATTTCATCGAGAAACCCTTCGAGGACACCGTGATCATCGAGGCAATCGAGAGGGCATCTGAACATCTGGTCGTTCCGGAAGCCGATGCGGACGAAGCCAGCGAAATCCGGGCCAGGCTCCAGACGCTGAGCGAGAGAGAACGCCAGGTGCTCTCGGCGGTCGTGGCGGGCCTTCCCAACAAATCGATCGCGTATGACTTGGACATCAGTCCACGCACCGTCGAGGTGCATCGCGCGAATGTAATGGCCAAAATGAAGGCGAAGAGCCTTCCCCACCTCGTGCGAATGGCTCTCGCCGCAGGTTTCGGTCCATCCTGATTTCCACCGAGTTGATCTCGCGCAATGCGTCGCATTGCCGCGAACGTTCTAATACTGGCTCACGGCGGGCAGACGCACGCCAGATTGAGCGGAACTTCAACTTGTTGCCTGGAAGAAGCATTGTCGTCGTCGCAGCGGACCACGGCCTCCGGCGGTCTGTGGCATTCGCGCTCGAGGTCGAAGGATATCCGACCGAGTCGTACGACACCTTGCGGGAAGCCGAAGACGCTTCCCGGGTGGCGCTCTGCACGATTCTGGATGACGAGATCGTGAGAGCCGAGCCGCAGGCCGCCACGCGGTTGCTGCAATATCTCGGATCCCGGGCCATCCTGCTGGTGGACGGCTTGTCGGCACTTCGAGCGCATGCCGACACCACGGTTTTGACGAAGCCGTTCAGCGGTCCCGACCTGCTCGGCGTGATCAACAACCTTATCCAGGCGGCTAAGTAGTTTCCCTTAGTGATCAAACCGAATTTCTCGTTGCCCCGCGAATTGCCAATCTACCCCCATATCGAACAGGGGATAAGAGATGTACGCCGCTGCACAACTCAAGAAACAGTCCTTCCAACAGGCCGATGACTTCGCACTGACCCAGACGGCCGGACCGCATCTTGTCGCCACGTACAAGGCCGGTCGCGAGATCTATGCAGAAGGCGATGCGATTGAGAAGTGCTACGAAGTTTCCAAGGGAGCCGTGCGTGTTTACCGCCTGCTCTCGGATGGACGGCGACAAGTCGTATCCTTTCATCTCCCGGGCGAAATGTTCGGTTTCGAGGCGGGCTCCAGCCATTGCTTCTTTGCCGAGGCCATCACCGAAACAACGCTGGCGGTTTTCGGCCGGCGGCAAATGCAGGAGCGCTCGCGGGACCTTCTCGCCCTTGCCTTGACGGGCATGGCGCGGGCTCAGCAGCATCTTCTGGTGATCGGCAGGCAATGCGCCGTGGAACGGATTGCCGCATTTCTGGTCGACCTGTGCGAGCGTCAGGGTGGAGGCAGACAGCTGCGATTGCCGATGTCACGGCAAGACATCGCCGACTATCTCGGCCTGACCATCGAAACCGTTTCGCGCGTGGTCACCAAGCTGAAGGAGCGCAGTGTCATCTCTCTCACGGACGCAAGGACGATCGACATCGTGAGGCCGGACGCGCTCCGCTCGCTTTGCAACTAGAAGGGGGTCTGCGCAGCAGACTCTCCTCTGTCCTCTGCAGGCGCCGACGGAGTGGCCATTCGGCGGGAGGAGCAAGAATCATGTTCGTGAAGGAGATGTCTCGCGAGGAATGCCAAAGCGTGGTCGCGGCCGCAGATCTGGCGCGATTGGCCTGCTGCAAGGAAGGCCAGCCCTATATTGTGCCGATCAACTACGCGCTCCTGGGCAACTGCCTCTACTGCTTTTCCATGCCAGGCCAAAAAATCGACTGGATGCGCAGCAACCCCAAGGTCGCCCTTCAGATCGGCGAGTTTGCCAGCAATCGCCAGTGGAAGAGCGTCGTGGTAAGGGGGCGGTACCGCGAACTGGCGCAGACTGAGGGTCGTTGTGATGAGCGCATTCACGCTTGGTCCCTCCTCGAAAAGAGGCCCAATTGGTGGGAGCCCGGCGGACTTACACCTGTGCCGCGGGAGATTTCAGGCGCGTCTGCGCATGTCTTCTTCTGCGTGGAGATAGACGAGATGACCGGCCGTGCAGCCTGCCCGGGCGAGCTTTAGTCTTATGCATGACGGCGGCACGGTGGGACTCGGAAACACGGCAGCGTCTTCGTCCGGAATTGGCAATTTCAAAGACTCCTACTGCATGCTTGAAAGGCCGGCGCGCCCTAACTCTTGGAGCTGCGCCGGGCGGAAAACCGTCACAGATTTTTCCGCGGAAGCGCTTTAGCCTCCTGCTGCCCGGTTGTTCGCCGGCGGCCACCCCGCTCGGGGACTCTCGCATTGCATCTGTGATCCCCGAATTTCCCTCACCCCGTCTTCGACTGGAGCGACGCGTCCCTCGCCGCCCGATCTTCGGAGAACACGCTCTGCAGGGTGTCGAAGCGTCTTGATCTGAATCAAGGTAGCGAGGACCTGACTCTGACAATTCTCGGAAGGATTTTGGCGGGTTGCGTGCCAGGGCGCGCGTCAGCAGCGTTTAGGAGAGTTGGGGACCCAACCATGAAACACACAGTCGAGATGGTCGTGCTTGCCATCGGCGCCTTTCTGGCGCTGGTCGGAGCAGGCTTCGCCCAGGACCGCCTTTTCGGCGCGCATATGTGGGTACTGTTCTTCGTGCTGCTCGGCGGGACGTTGGTGCTCATGCGCCGTGTTGATTTTCGTCCGGCTGCTGCGGGTCATCGGGCCGGCCGGACGGAATATTTCGACGAGGTCGTGAAGTACGGCGTCATCGCCACGGTGTTCTGGGGCGTGGTCGGCTTTCTTGTAGGCGTCGTCGTAGCCCTGCAGCTTGCCTTCCCCGATCTCAATGTGGAGCCCTGGTTCAACTTCGGTCGCATGCGGCCGCTCCACACCTCGGCCGTGATCTTCGCGTTCGGCGGCAACGCGCTGATCGCCACGTCTTTCTATGTGGTTCAGCGCACCAGTCGCGCGCGCCTCTTCGGCGGAGATCTCGGCTGGTTCGTTTTCTGGGGGTATCAGCTTTTCATCGTGCTTGCAGCGACCGGCTACCTGCTCGGCATCACGCAGTCACGCGAATACGCGGAGCCGGAATGGTACGTCGATATCTGGCTGACCATCGTATGGGTCGCCTATCTGGTCGTCTTCCTGGGCACGATCCTGGTGCGCAAGGAGCCGCACATCTACGTCGCGAACTGGTTCTATCTCGCCTTCATCGTGACGATCGCCATGCTGCACATCGTCAACAACCTGGCGGTGCCGGTGTCGTTCCTGGGCTCCAAGAGTTATTCGGCCTTCGCCGGCGTCCAGGATGCGCTGACGCAATGGTGGTACGGCCACAATGCGGTCGGCTTCTTCCTGACCGCCGGCTTTCTGGCGATGATGTACTACTTCATCCCGAAGCAGGTGAACCGCCCCGTCTATTCCTACCGCTTGTCGATCATCCACTTCTGGGCGCTGATCTTCATGTATATCTGGGCTGGTCCCCACCACCTGCACTACACGGCATTGCCGGACTGGGCGCAGACACTCGGCATGGTCTTCTCCATCATGCTCTGGATGCCCTCCTGGGGCGGCATGATCAACGGCCTGATGACGCTCTCCGGTGCCTGGGACAAGATCCGCACGGATCCGGTCGTGCGTATGATGGTCATGGCCGTCGCCTTTTACGGCATGGCGACCTTCGAAGGGCCCATGATGTCTATCAAGACCGTCAACTCGCTGAGCCACTATACCGACTGGACCATCGGTCACGTCCATTCCGGCGCGCTCGGCTGGAACGGTCTCATCACCTTCGGTGCCGTTTACTATCTGGTTCCGAAGCTCTGGAACCGGGAGCGGCTTTACAGCCTGCAAATGGTCAACTGGCATTTTTGGCTCGCGACCCTCGGCATCGTCGTCTACGCCGCCACGATGTGGGTAGCCGGCATCCAGCAGGGGCTGATGTGGCGCGAATATGATGACCAGGGTTTCCTCGTCTACTCCTTCGCGGAGTCGGTGGCGGCGATGTTCCCGTACTACGTCATGCGCGCCGCGGGCGGTGCCCTGTTCCTCGCCGGCGCGCTCCTAATGGCCTTCAACGTAACAATGACCATTCTCGGCCGCGTGCGCGACGAGGCCGCGGCCCCGGAAGCCGCGCCACTGCCGGCACCGGCGGAATAGGAGGGCAGACTGTGTCCATTCTCGATAAGCACGCACTACTGGAACGGAATGCCACGTTACTCCTCGTCGGCTCCCTGCTCGTCGTCTCCATCGGCGGCATCGTGGAAATCGCACCGCTCTTCTATCTCGAAAACACCATCGAGAAGGTCGAGGGAATGCGGCCCTATTCGCCGCTGGAACTCGCCGGACGCGACATCTACATTCGCGAAGGCTGCTATGTTTGCCACAGCCAGATGATCCGTCCGTTCCGGGACGAAGTCGAGCGCTACGGCCACTATTCACTGGCGGCGGAGTCTATGTACGACCACCCGTTTCAGTGGGGGTCGAAGCGGACGGGGCCGGATCTCGCCCGCGTGGGCGACCGCTACTCCAATGAATGGCACGTGCAGCACATGGTCGAACCCCGCTCGGTCGTGCCGGAATCGGTGATGCCGAGCTATGGCTTCCTCAAGGAAACTCCGCTTGAGGTGACGAATGTCGCCATGAACCTCAAGGCGAACAGGGCGGTCGGCGTTCCCTATACGGACGCGATGATCGACAACGCGGCGGCGGATCTAAAGGCCCAGGCCGATCCAAGTGCCGATGCTTCCGGCGTGGAGGCACGCTACCCCAAGGCCAAGCTCGGCGATTTTGACGGCGATCCGCAACGGCTGACCGAGATGGATGCGCTCATCGCCTATCTCCAGATGCTTGGCACGCTCGCCGACTTCTCCACCTATGACGACACCACCGGTTATCGCTGAGAGGATCGCATATGGAAACCTACACGGTCATGCGCCATTTCGCCGATAGCTGGGGACTGCTTGCCATGACCCTCTTCTTCCTCGGCGTTATCCTTTTCAATTTTCGGCCAGGCGCCAAAAAATCCGCTGCTCAGGCCTCTGCCATCCCGCTGAAGGAGGACTGATCCATGACTGACAAGCACATTGACGAGATAACCGGCGTAGAGACCACCGGGCATGAATGGGACGGCATTCGCGAGCTCAACAATCCTATGCCGCGCTGGTGGGTCTACAGCTTTTACGCGACGATCATCTGGGCGATAGGATATGCCGTCGCCTATCCATCATGGCCATTGCTGACGGAAGCGACCAAGGGGGTGCTCGGCTATTCGAGCCGCGCCGAGGTCAGTGCGGAACTGACAGAAGCGAAGGCAGCGCAGGCGGGTAACCTGGAGCGCATCGCTTCGAGTACGGTCGAGGACATCATGGCCAACCCGGAACTGAAGCAGTTCGCGATCGCGGCCGGTGCATCTGCCTTCAAGGTGAATTGCGCACAATGTCATGGGTCGGGTGCGGCCGGCGGGAAAGGTTTCCCGAACCTGAACGACGACGAGTGGCTCTGGGGCGGCAAGCCTGAGGAGATCTACCAGACGATTGCGCATGGCATACGCTACACCGGTGACGGAGAGACGCGCGTCTCGGAAATGCCGGCCTTTACGGACATGCTGGCGCCCCACGAAGTCCGGGCGACCGCAGCCTACGTGGCGAGCCTGACCGGAACACCCTCCAACCCGGCGCTTGTGGAATCCGGCAAGCAGCTCTTCGCCGAGAACTGCGCCTCGTGCCATGGAGCGGACGCGAGAGGCACCCGCGAGCTAGGTGCGCCCAATCTTGCCGACGCGATCTGGCTGAACGGCGAGGGGGAGCAGGCGGTCATCGATCAGATGAGATCGCCGAAGCATGGGGTCATGCCAGCCTGGTTGCAGCGCATCGGCGATCCGGTCGTGAAAGAGCTTGCAGTCTTCGTTCATTCGCTGGGCGGCGGCGAGTAGCGAATACGAGACCCTGGCGGCCACGCGAGAGCAGTGTAGCCGCCGTGGCGACTTTTCCCGGTGAAGGTGGTGTCCACTGCCGGTGCGGCGCCCGTCGCAAACTTGACGCAGATCAAGGCGCGCGACGGCCGCGTGGCGCAAACCTCCTCTGACAGTCAAGTTCCAGTCGGGATTGCCCAGATGCTTCATCAGCCCGCCCATAAAGCTGGCTCCGTCGAGCGGCTCGAAGCCGAGCCCGTCAATGCCGCGCGTTTGCGCAAACCGCTTTACGAGAAGCGGCGGAAGATTTTTCCCAAACGTGCCGAGGGCCGCTTCCGCCGGTTCAAGTGGTTTGTGATGCTGGTGACGCTCAGCATCTACTATTTGACGCCGTGGATTCGCTGGGATCGCGGCGCGTATGCGCCGGACCAGGCCGTTTTGATCGATCTTGCCGCGCGGCGGTTCTATTTCTTCTTCATCGAAATATGGCCGCAAGAATTCTTCTTCGTGGCGGGGCTCCTCGTCATGGCGGGCTTCGGCCTCTTTCTGGTGACCTCGGCGGTCGGCCGCGCCTGGTGCGGCTACGCCTGTCCGCAAACCGTCTGGGTCGATCTCTTCCTGGTGATCGAGCGCTTCATCGAGGGCGACCGTAATGCCCGCATGCGCCTCGACGCCGCGCCTTGGACGCTGGACAAGGTTCGCAAGCGCGTTGCCAAGCATGCGATCTGGCTGGTGATCGGCGTTGCGACCGGGGGTGCCTGGATATTCTACTTCGCCGACGCTCCCTCGCTGATGAAGAGCTTCATTGCACTCGAGGCTGCACCGGCCGCCTATATGACGGTCGCGATCCTCACCGCTACGACATATGTTTTCGGCGGACTCATGCGTGAGCAGGTCTGCACCTACATGTGTCCCTGGCCACGCATCCAGGCGGCGATGCTCGATGAGAACTCACTCGTCGTGACTTACAATGACTGGCGCGGCGAGCCGCGCTCGCGGCATGCCAAGAAGGCGGCCGCAGCGGGCGAAGTGGTCGGCGACTGCGTCGACTGCAACGCTTGCGTTGCGGTTTGTCCCATGGGTATCGATATCCGGGACGGCCAGCAGCTAGAATGCATCACCTGCGCGCTCTGCATAGACGCCTGCGACGGCGTCATGGACAAGCTCGGCCGGGAGCGCGGGCTGATCTCTTACGCCACGCTCAGCGACTATGCGGCTAACATGGCGCTTGCCACCAGTAACGGCGCGACGGCAATCGACCCAAGGCGCATGCGCGACGCGAACGGCGCCTTCGTCGAGCAGGTCCGACAGTTCGACTGGCGCATCATCTTCCGGCCCCGCGTCCTTCTTTATTTCGCCGTTTGGGCACTCGTCGGCGTCGGCATGCTCTACGCGCTCGTCTCGCGCGACAGGCTCGAGCTCAATGTGCTGCATGACCGTAATCCGCAATATGTCGTTGAATCGGACGGATCGGTGCGCAACGGCTACATGCTCAAGCTGCTGAACATGATCCCCGAACAGCGACGGATCACGCTCACCCTTGACGGCATGCCATCGGCCCGGATGCGGATTGCCGGGCAGGCTCCGGGCGACGGACGCAGTTTTTCAGTTGCTGTCGATGCCGACAAGATCACGGCCCTCAAGGTCTTCGTCACTCTGCCGAAGGATAGGCTCGCCGAGGCCGAGGCAGGTTTCTCGTTCAAAGCCGAGGACTTGTCCAGCCACGAACGCGACATCTACCGAGCGAACTTCAACCAACCCGGAACAGCAAAGTGAGCGGCTATGATCAGGCAACGCAATGAACCACGCCGATTTACCGGATGGCACATGGTGGCTGTGATGGCGCTGTTCTTCGGCACCATCATCTCCGTCAATCTCGTCATGGCCTGGAATGCCAACCGGAGTTGGAGCGGCCTCGTCGTCGAAAACGCCTACGTCGCCAGCCAGCAGTTCAACCGCAAAATGGCCGAGACCCGGGCCTTTGCTGAGAGCGGCATCAAGGGCGAACTCATGGCAGGCCACGGTGGGATCCGCTACGTGATGACCCGCAAGGGCGAGCCGGAGAGGGCGACCGATACGGTCATCGCCGTCCTCAAACGGCCCGTCGAGGAACATGAGGATATGCAGCTCGAATTCGTGCGTATGGATGAGGGTGTTTTCGTCTCGAAGCAGGCGCTGAAACCCGGCCAGTGGGTTGCGGACCTGACGGCCATGGCGGGTGGAGCACTCGTCTATCGCCAGACCATTCGTTTCATCGCCCCGGGAGAAAACCAATGAGCTGTTGCGCCGCGGGAGCCGCATCGGCCCCGGTTGCGGAAGGGGCGGGTCAGCGGCTCCCTTCTTCCGAAGAACTTTGGCTGACGAGCCGGACGCTTGGAGGCGGGTTGCGCCAGACGGATCTCAGCGTGCCG is a genomic window of Sinorhizobium arboris LMG 14919 containing:
- a CDS encoding pyridoxamine 5'-phosphate oxidase family protein, producing MFVKEMSREECQSVVAAADLARLACCKEGQPYIVPINYALLGNCLYCFSMPGQKIDWMRSNPKVALQIGEFASNRQWKSVVVRGRYRELAQTEGRCDERIHAWSLLEKRPNWWEPGGLTPVPREISGASAHVFFCVEIDEMTGRAACPGEL
- the fixL gene encoding sensor histidine kinase codes for the protein MHSKGIVEGTRLGRSLIRWQLGRPAAYILATAAVLSVAALRLALWDLLGLGAILLSFIPAMLLAAIAGQAGPVAFASGLSLAASIAVQRIEDGSGPSVAELIFFGAAVLFVVALAEVLQAARAAIGRTEDVVKARDAHLRSILDTVPDATVVSATDGTIVSFNAAAVRQFGYAEEEVIGENLRLLMPEPYRREHDGYMQRYLRTGEKRIIGIDRVVSGRRKDGSIFPMKLAVGEMQSGGERFFTGFIRDLTEREESAARLEQIQAELARLARLNELGEMASTLAHELNQPLSAIANYSHGCTRLLRDMDDAVAARMRGALEEVASQSLRAGQIIKHLREFVTKGETEKAPEDIRKLVEEAAALALVGSREQGVRTVFEYLPGAEMVMVDRIQVQQVLINLMRNAIEAMRSVERRELTIRTMSADAGEVAVVVEDTGGGIPEEIAGQLFKPFVTTKASGMGIGLSISKRIVDAHGGEMTVTKNAAGGATFRFTLPAYVDERIDAND
- a CDS encoding helix-turn-helix domain-containing protein — encoded protein: MYAAAQLKKQSFQQADDFALTQTAGPHLVATYKAGREIYAEGDAIEKCYEVSKGAVRVYRLLSDGRRQVVSFHLPGEMFGFEAGSSHCFFAEAITETTLAVFGRRQMQERSRDLLALALTGMARAQQHLLVIGRQCAVERIAAFLVDLCERQGGGRQLRLPMSRQDIADYLGLTIETVSRVVTKLKERSVISLTDARTIDIVRPDALRSLCN
- a CDS encoding NapC/NirT family cytochrome c, coding for MAWIKHVLLWAWKVLTTPAATLSLAFLTLGGFIGGVVFWGAFNTALELTNTEKFCVSCHEMRANVYEELTRTVHFSNRSGVRASCPDCHVPHEWTDKIARKMQASKEVWGKIFGTINTREKFLDHRLELAKHEWARLKANDSLECRNCHSSAAMDLSKQTQRAAEIHTRYLLPGKATCIDCHKGIAHELPNMQGIEPGWKLPPELEGETLPSASAIDDLKKAMDDAHRMVASEN
- the fixJ gene encoding response regulator FixJ — protein: MTDYTVHIVDDEEPVRKSLAFMLTMNGFAVKMHQSAAAFLAFAPNVKSGVLVTDLRMPEMSGVDLLRNLGDRNIKIPSIVITGHGDVPMAVEAMKAGAVDFIEKPFEDTVIIEAIERASEHLVVPEADADEASEIRARLQTLSERERQVLSAVVAGLPNKSIAYDLDISPRTVEVHRANVMAKMKAKSLPHLVRMALAAGFGPS
- the napA gene encoding periplasmic nitrate reductase subunit alpha, with product MTGELTRRDILKAHAAGIAAAAAGIALPAAAQPVPGGVEALQIKWSKAPCRFCGTGCGVMVGVKEGQVVATHGDMQAEVNRGLNCIKGYFLSKIMYGADRLKTPLLRKRNGAYAKEGEFEPVSWDEAFDVMAEQAKRVLKEKGPTAVGMFGSGQWTIFEGYAATKLMRAGFRSNNLDPNARHCMASAAYAFMRTFGMDEPMGCYDDFEHADAFVLWGSNMAEMHPILWTRLADRRLGHEHVKVAVLSTFTHRSMDIADIPIVFKPGTDLAILNYIANHIIQTGRVNEEFVRKHTTFMAGATDIGYGLRPDDPLEVKAKNAKDAAKMTPSDFESFKSFVSEYTLDKTVELTGVEAGFLEQLADLYADPNRKVMSLWTMGFNQHVRGVWVNHMVYNLHLLTGKISEPGNSPFSLTGQPSACGTAREVGTFAHRLPADMTVTNPEHRKHAEEIWRVPHGIIPEKPGYHAVEQDRMLKDGKLNFYWVQVNNNVQAAPNTSNETYQGYRNPDNFIVVSDVYPTITAMSADLILPAAMWVEKEGAYGNAERRTHVWHQLVDAPGEARSDLWQMLEFSKRFTTDEVWPPEILDANPGYRGKSLYDVLFKNGNVDRFPASEINREYANREAEAFGFYVQKGLFEEYAAFGRGHGHDLAPYDRYHEERGLRWPVVDGKETRWRYREDYDPYVKPGEGVKFYGRPDGRAVILAVPYEAPAESPDDEYNIWLVTGRVLEHWHSGSMTMRVPELYKAFPGAVCFMNAGDARDRGINQGAEVRIVSRRGEIRARVETRGRNRMPPGVIFVPWFDASRLINKVTLDATDPISKQTDFKKCAVKIVSVA
- a CDS encoding transcriptional regulator, which gives rise to MAFALEVEGYPTESYDTLREAEDASRVALCTILDDEIVRAEPQAATRLLQYLGSRAILLVDGLSALRAHADTTVLTKPFSGPDLLGVINNLIQAAK
- a CDS encoding nitrate reductase cytochrome c-type subunit, producing the protein MLAALLAIVLIATGAIAQMLPGERVPALSGPPQEMGEVEARPIPKWVVDDVRKERAYPDQPPVIPHSIEGYQLSVNTNRCLSCHKRELTQESGAPMISVTHYMTREGQMLADVSPRRYFCTACHVPQADVRPLVGNTFKDMSEMGVKQAGGSE